One genomic region from Lusitaniella coriacea LEGE 07157 encodes:
- a CDS encoding DUF6653 family protein → MTYAQKIANLFQMTDEVWARHANPWSVWTRYAALPLLILAVWSRIWLGWGAIAPTSIVLLWIWVNPRIFPKPQTTDNWASKAVLGERVWLNRQEVPIPKHHNPVIAFTNTINAIGFVICVWGLVTLAVYPTLLGLSWVILGKTWFLDRMVWLFDEMRDRQPHYRDWLY, encoded by the coding sequence ATGACTTACGCGCAAAAGATTGCCAATTTGTTCCAAATGACTGATGAAGTGTGGGCGCGCCATGCGAACCCTTGGAGCGTTTGGACGCGATATGCCGCGCTTCCTCTGCTGATTTTAGCGGTTTGGAGCCGAATTTGGTTGGGATGGGGCGCGATCGCGCCAACTTCGATCGTCTTGCTTTGGATTTGGGTCAACCCTCGCATCTTTCCCAAGCCGCAAACTACCGATAACTGGGCTTCCAAAGCAGTTTTGGGGGAGCGCGTTTGGCTCAACCGCCAGGAAGTTCCCATTCCTAAGCACCACAATCCGGTTATTGCCTTTACCAACACCATAAACGCGATCGGTTTCGTTATTTGCGTTTGGGGATTAGTGACGTTAGCCGTTTACCCAACTCTCTTAGGGCTATCTTGGGTTATTTTGGGAAAAACCTGGTTTCTCGATCGCATGGTATGGCTTTTTGATGAAATGCGCGATCGTCAACCGCACTATCGCGATTGGTTGTATTAA
- the yidD gene encoding membrane protein insertion efficiency factor YidD, with translation MISILRKKNIIDRVAIAAISGYQRYLSPHKGFSCAHRIVYGGDSCSQYVKRAIARQGLIAAIPLSQQRFADCKASHEVFKEKQKTSHRRRRHLCSSSDCATPCCEAIPEFLDFEGCLSDFPDIDCTPDCGDLSCDLGSLVDCGCCDVSSCS, from the coding sequence ATGATTTCTATTTTAAGGAAAAAGAATATAATCGATCGCGTCGCCATTGCCGCAATTTCTGGGTACCAACGCTATCTCTCACCCCACAAAGGGTTTTCTTGCGCCCATCGTATTGTATATGGGGGGGATTCTTGCTCGCAATACGTTAAACGCGCAATCGCGCGGCAAGGATTAATCGCCGCGATTCCCCTCTCTCAGCAACGGTTTGCCGATTGCAAAGCCTCTCATGAAGTATTCAAAGAAAAGCAGAAGACCTCTCACCGCCGCCGTCGCCACCTTTGTTCTTCTAGTGATTGTGCTACTCCCTGTTGCGAGGCGATTCCGGAATTCTTAGACTTTGAGGGGTGTTTGTCAGATTTTCCCGACATCGATTGCACTCCGGACTGCGGGGATTTGAGTTGCGATTTGGGAAGTTTGGTTGACTGCGGGTGTTGTGATGTTAGTAGTTGCTCTTGA
- a CDS encoding sigma 54-interacting transcriptional regulator: MTSLNLVTWLQERTALSLLSDDVLGAIAPSLEERIVPPDTTVTQEETPADGLYILAEGRAESNRPPSNPESERNVSLLPGSVLNLQALLLDRPTQQTAIAQNECKFWFVPTATFQELVEQHPEISQLFAQQLAEEVAQLTSKLTYEQERQAILRPYLVPKARRGIIGKSRYAVRLRKQVEEASKDRQSVLIFGEPGLEKDNIAALIHYSSSSRRKAVIQVDCSTLQASGADLFGRVGGKPGLIEALAEGTLILNNIQELPKTLFADVLNVLKTGTYALVSRTQEEPPQIQSSNARIIIIAEKAFPKINTLVGHRFKIPPLRVRKTDIGDYVKYYISLICRAKGIAKSSVTPEAIRRLQSYDFPNNLRELENLVQRAISQLKGCNEITEEIIWPSQSKKKQFRLNLLNAYPQLRKFLRSPWWPDRVNYGFTLTAFALIVAILFLGPQTRDRNFALNLFWAWWWPLILLVFPFLGRAWCAVCPFMIYGEVTQKLSQTLFGRQLKRWPREAAEKWGGWFLFGLFALILLWEELWDLENTAYLSACLLLLITAGAMIFSAIFERRFWCRYLCPIGGMNGMFAKLSMTELRAQQGICSAECTTYQCYKGGPQKGEGMETDGCPLYSHPAQLEDNRDCVLCMTCLKACPHRSVEFNLRPPGIELWTTHTPRSYEVALLFLLLNGVFLHCLPSLQSKLNLPIDLNNFWQHCAFSIVVLSLPALFPILAHGILKLQYRLTQGLRPRAFVELAYGYLPLVLAGNLAYYLPLGLQEGGRILPVGLATFGLNGEGLPILVAHPAVVAFLQGSVLIFGVLLSVIVAQKIARQPLRGMLPQHLAILGLGISFWAIL; encoded by the coding sequence ATGACTTCCCTCAATTTGGTGACTTGGTTGCAAGAGCGAACCGCACTCAGTTTGCTCTCTGATGACGTGCTGGGCGCGATCGCGCCCAGCTTGGAAGAACGGATCGTTCCCCCCGACACCACCGTTACTCAAGAAGAAACCCCAGCAGATGGTCTTTACATCCTGGCGGAAGGTCGCGCGGAAAGCAACCGACCCCCCAGCAACCCCGAATCGGAGCGAAATGTTAGCCTATTGCCCGGTTCGGTGTTAAATTTGCAAGCATTGCTCCTCGATCGACCCACTCAGCAAACCGCGATCGCTCAAAACGAGTGTAAATTTTGGTTTGTTCCTACAGCAACCTTTCAAGAATTGGTCGAACAACATCCCGAAATTTCCCAACTCTTCGCCCAACAACTCGCCGAAGAAGTCGCGCAACTCACCTCAAAACTCACCTATGAACAAGAGCGTCAGGCAATTCTGCGTCCCTATCTCGTTCCTAAAGCAAGGCGGGGGATTATTGGCAAAAGTCGCTACGCCGTGCGCTTGCGCAAACAAGTTGAGGAAGCCTCCAAAGATCGGCAATCGGTACTGATTTTTGGCGAACCGGGACTCGAAAAAGATAATATCGCCGCATTGATTCACTACAGTTCTTCTTCCCGACGCAAAGCCGTCATTCAAGTCGATTGCAGCACCCTGCAAGCCAGTGGCGCGGACTTATTTGGTCGCGTGGGAGGCAAACCCGGACTGATTGAAGCGTTGGCAGAAGGAACCCTCATTCTCAACAATATTCAAGAACTTCCTAAAACCCTATTTGCCGACGTTCTCAACGTTCTCAAAACCGGAACTTACGCGCTGGTGAGTCGCACGCAAGAGGAACCGCCACAGATTCAATCGAGTAACGCTCGCATTATTATCATTGCCGAGAAAGCCTTCCCGAAAATTAATACTTTGGTAGGACATCGTTTCAAAATCCCTCCCCTGCGCGTGCGCAAGACAGATATTGGAGATTACGTTAAGTACTACATCAGTTTGATTTGCCGAGCCAAAGGAATTGCCAAATCTTCCGTTACCCCAGAAGCAATTCGACGGTTGCAATCCTACGATTTTCCCAATAACCTGCGGGAACTCGAAAATTTGGTGCAGCGCGCGATCTCGCAATTGAAAGGATGCAATGAAATTACCGAAGAAATTATCTGGCCCTCCCAAAGCAAGAAAAAGCAGTTTCGCCTCAACTTACTCAACGCCTATCCGCAATTGCGAAAATTCCTGCGCAGTCCTTGGTGGCCCGATCGCGTTAACTATGGTTTTACCTTAACCGCCTTTGCCCTCATTGTCGCTATTCTCTTTTTAGGGCCCCAAACGCGCGATCGCAACTTTGCCCTCAACCTTTTTTGGGCGTGGTGGTGGCCCCTCATTCTCCTTGTTTTCCCCTTCCTCGGACGAGCCTGGTGCGCTGTCTGTCCCTTCATGATCTACGGAGAAGTCACCCAAAAACTCTCCCAAACCCTCTTCGGTCGCCAACTCAAACGCTGGCCCAGAGAAGCCGCAGAAAAATGGGGCGGTTGGTTTCTCTTTGGTCTATTTGCCCTTATCCTCCTCTGGGAAGAACTTTGGGACTTAGAAAACACTGCCTATCTCTCCGCCTGTCTGCTCTTGCTGATCACCGCCGGGGCAATGATTTTCAGCGCCATCTTTGAACGCCGTTTCTGGTGTCGCTACCTCTGTCCCATTGGCGGAATGAATGGGATGTTTGCCAAACTCTCCATGACCGAATTAAGGGCGCAACAGGGCATCTGTTCGGCGGAATGCACCACCTATCAATGCTATAAAGGGGGACCCCAAAAAGGCGAAGGCATGGAAACCGATGGATGTCCCCTCTACTCTCACCCCGCACAATTGGAAGATAACCGGGACTGCGTGCTGTGCATGACCTGCCTGAAAGCCTGTCCCCACCGTTCTGTGGAATTTAATCTGCGTCCCCCCGGCATCGAACTCTGGACAACCCACACACCGCGTTCCTACGAAGTTGCTTTACTATTTCTCCTCCTCAATGGCGTTTTTCTCCATTGCCTGCCAAGTCTGCAATCAAAATTGAATCTTCCCATCGATCTCAACAATTTTTGGCAGCATTGCGCCTTCTCCATTGTTGTATTGAGTCTTCCCGCCCTTTTTCCTATCCTTGCCCACGGAATCCTTAAATTGCAATACCGCCTCACCCAAGGATTAAGACCCCGCGCCTTTGTGGAATTAGCCTACGGTTATTTACCCCTCGTCCTCGCGGGAAATTTAGCTTACTATTTGCCTTTGGGATTGCAGGAAGGCGGGCGCATTTTACCCGTTGGTTTGGCAACTTTTGGCTTAAACGGCGAGGGATTACCTATTCTCGTTGCCCATCCTGCGGTTGTTGCCTTTTTACAGGGAAGCGTTCTCATTTTTGGCGTTCTTCTTTCGGTTATCGTCGCGCAGAAAATTGCCCGTCAGCCTCTACGGGGAATGTTGCCCCAACATCTGGCGATTTTAGGATTGGGCATCAGTTTTTGGGCAATATTATAG
- a CDS encoding DUF2996 domain-containing protein has protein sequence MAEETKPQKSDTAAKAKKAKAKKEKPPAVEDKPFTEFIKQHFIPSLEKAFAEEGIDDMDLQFAKEPIPIEGAPQNDPCWQVKGSWEDDLFQFNLYFPDENIKGQKGFSFSTNGAKPSILESFMIDERKVSLGLMVLYTLQRLNGEKLLTRN, from the coding sequence ATGGCAGAAGAAACAAAACCCCAAAAATCCGATACAGCCGCAAAAGCCAAAAAAGCCAAGGCAAAAAAGGAAAAACCTCCTGCGGTTGAAGACAAGCCGTTTACAGAGTTTATCAAGCAGCATTTTATTCCCTCCCTAGAGAAAGCCTTTGCTGAGGAAGGGATTGACGATATGGATTTGCAATTCGCAAAAGAACCCATTCCCATTGAGGGTGCGCCGCAGAATGATCCCTGTTGGCAGGTAAAAGGCAGTTGGGAAGATGACCTGTTCCAATTCAATCTCTATTTCCCCGATGAGAATATTAAGGGACAAAAAGGATTTTCTTTCTCAACCAATGGCGCAAAACCCAGCATTCTCGAATCGTTTATGATTGACGAGCGCAAAGTTTCACTGGGCTTGATGGTGTTATATACCTTACAGCGATTGAATGGCGAGAAGTTATTAACGCGAAACTAG
- the lepB gene encoding signal peptidase I has protein sequence MATEDRQLGAEVEQNQEKPTLWRQIQSNLTIIVLALAIALLIRTFIAEPRYIPSDSMYPTLEVGDRVVVEKVSYFFHQPTQGEIVVFEPPQQLQALGYRPDQAFIKRVIGESEHTISVKNHVVYDGDRPLVEDYIAEAPDYELNPISVPGDRLIVMGDNRNNSNDSHIWGFLPRKNIIGRAVFRFWPLNRIGWV, from the coding sequence ATGGCAACTGAGGATCGACAACTGGGTGCAGAGGTCGAGCAAAACCAGGAAAAACCAACCCTTTGGCGGCAAATTCAAAGTAACTTGACAATTATTGTCCTCGCGCTGGCGATCGCGCTCCTAATTCGCACATTCATCGCCGAACCTCGCTATATCCCCTCCGATTCGATGTACCCCACCCTAGAAGTGGGCGATCGCGTCGTTGTGGAAAAAGTCTCCTATTTCTTCCATCAACCCACCCAAGGCGAGATCGTTGTCTTTGAACCCCCGCAACAATTACAAGCCCTGGGATACCGACCCGACCAAGCATTTATCAAGCGCGTGATTGGCGAGTCGGAACACACGATCTCAGTCAAAAATCATGTGGTTTACGACGGCGATCGCCCCTTAGTTGAAGATTACATTGCCGAAGCCCCCGACTACGAACTCAATCCCATCAGCGTTCCCGGCGATCGCTTGATCGTTATGGGCGACAATCGCAACAATAGCAACGATTCCCACATTTGGGGTTTCCTACCGCGCAAAAATATTATCGGTCGTGCCGTGTTCCGTTTTTGGCCTTTAAATCGGATTGGTTGGGTCTAG
- a CDS encoding COP23 domain-containing protein, whose translation MQSQQSNSLGKSVAFSLAAVVLASQGSAVAQIPIQLGQNSSEEPDVVIDSGSEANDSPRFTCELVNGQYTVTYNPENQPGEGYPWAVPSEMGGGWTPQNRCLAISQRLESYRSDGLLEMRTAIENNYDTVCVTTEADGRCRIVFTVPRGQDPVATRDRVFENLTIADSGQTTQGVNTYTGNRSEIDVFNQIGQVLTGNSSILGNLGNIGNPSLSNGINLKPFLAPSDGGTGEKLIRGLSPASQPRRLNPGSFR comes from the coding sequence ATGCAATCTCAACAGTCTAATTCTCTCGGCAAAAGTGTTGCTTTCTCTCTCGCTGCTGTCGTACTTGCGAGTCAGGGAAGTGCCGTGGCGCAAATTCCCATCCAACTGGGTCAAAACTCTTCTGAAGAACCTGATGTAGTCATCGATTCCGGGTCTGAAGCCAACGATTCGCCTCGATTCACCTGCGAATTGGTTAACGGTCAATACACCGTCACCTACAACCCCGAAAATCAACCGGGAGAAGGCTATCCTTGGGCAGTTCCCAGCGAAATGGGAGGAGGATGGACACCGCAAAATCGCTGTCTTGCGATTAGTCAGCGCCTCGAATCCTATCGATCTGATGGGTTGCTGGAGATGCGCACGGCGATTGAGAATAATTACGATACAGTTTGCGTTACGACTGAAGCGGATGGGCGGTGTCGTATTGTTTTTACCGTTCCTCGCGGACAAGATCCCGTTGCAACGCGCGATCGCGTGTTTGAAAATTTAACCATTGCCGATAGCGGTCAAACCACCCAAGGCGTGAATACTTATACGGGGAACCGGTCGGAAATCGACGTTTTCAATCAAATCGGTCAAGTCCTGACGGGTAATTCTTCCATCCTCGGTAATTTGGGGAATATCGGCAATCCTAGCCTCTCCAATGGCATCAATCTGAAACCCTTCCTCGCACCGTCCGACGGCGGAACCGGGGAAAAACTCATCAGAGGTCTGTCGCCTGCTTCCCAACCGCGTCGCCTCAATCCCGGCAGTTTTCGCTAA
- a CDS encoding Pepco domain-containing protein, with the protein MPEETIRIVTNETPQNSSGRKDPIGMAGSYWDEETEPVEISTTQDGLTFHEISAEKLEQELAQLMKAMDISLTRAAAQANMQSVELAEVEISLAISANGSLSIVGLGAEISGTTSISLKLKPKQ; encoded by the coding sequence ATGCCAGAAGAAACCATTCGCATTGTCACCAACGAAACCCCCCAAAATTCTAGCGGGAGAAAAGATCCCATTGGGATGGCAGGAAGCTATTGGGATGAGGAAACAGAACCCGTTGAAATTTCCACAACCCAAGACGGCTTAACCTTTCATGAAATTAGTGCCGAAAAACTCGAACAAGAACTCGCGCAGTTAATGAAAGCGATGGATATTTCCCTCACCCGCGCCGCAGCACAAGCGAATATGCAGTCTGTGGAACTGGCGGAAGTCGAGATATCCCTCGCCATTAGCGCCAACGGTTCTTTGAGTATCGTTGGATTGGGTGCGGAAATTTCCGGAACCACCAGCATTTCCCTGAAACTCAAACCTAAACAGTAA
- a CDS encoding SUMF1/EgtB/PvdO family nonheme iron enzyme, producing the protein MAKNWAICIGVNEYDFLQPLTYAQRDAQLMYEFLTKEAGFERVLLFFTHAPQRNRRPSRANLRRAIRQLVKDAKMAAGDNFWFFFSGHGMRHNGRDYLMPADGDREEVDHSAIPINWITDQLRQCGADNVVLFLDACRNQEDKGGEGIGKQTAEKAKQTGAISFFSCSPNEYSYEIAALRRGAFTCALLEGLGIQGQCATVERLNQYLTHRVPELLRQHRSEKDRQTPYTIAEPIAKSHLILLPKYATKADIAVLKNDAYRAEMRKEWQRAQQLWIRVGVAAMGTDMEVYDAFQRMPPLQENSPTVELIETVSVTNKDDSVPQIEPFPSPTKKGDASPPTESKEDKGKPLQTFTFEVITVDRRGKITERKPGHAEYFEEDLGNGVMLDMVKIPGGTFWMGSPEEEGRDNEKPQHKVTVPPFFMGKYPITQAQYSAIVGKNPSYFKGDKRPVEMVSWYDAVEFCEKLSKKIGGEYRLPSEAEWEYACRAVISELGKNPTHPPFHFGETLTDKLANYDASETYADGPKGQWRKETTPVSSFPPNAFGLYDMHGNVWEWCADTWHDDYEGAPTDGSAWVANGNDNCSLLRGGSWYIIPNNCRSAFRNDYVRDVRVLFNYYIGFRVVWGVGRTQ; encoded by the coding sequence ATGGCAAAAAATTGGGCAATTTGCATTGGAGTCAACGAATACGACTTTCTCCAGCCTCTCACCTACGCCCAACGGGATGCTCAACTCATGTACGAATTCCTGACCAAAGAAGCAGGATTTGAGCGCGTTCTGTTATTTTTCACCCACGCACCCCAACGTAATCGCCGTCCCTCCCGTGCCAACCTGCGCCGTGCCATTCGCCAGTTAGTGAAAGACGCAAAAATGGCAGCAGGCGATAACTTTTGGTTCTTTTTTAGCGGACACGGAATGCGCCACAACGGTAGAGATTATCTCATGCCAGCCGACGGAGATCGCGAGGAAGTCGATCATAGCGCGATTCCCATCAACTGGATTACCGACCAACTGCGTCAATGCGGTGCGGATAACGTCGTGCTGTTCCTCGATGCCTGTCGCAACCAAGAAGACAAAGGCGGCGAAGGGATTGGCAAACAAACCGCAGAGAAAGCCAAGCAAACGGGAGCGATCAGTTTTTTTTCCTGTAGTCCCAACGAATATTCCTATGAAATTGCCGCTTTGAGACGGGGAGCGTTTACCTGCGCGTTGTTGGAAGGGTTAGGCATTCAGGGTCAATGCGCCACAGTGGAGCGTTTGAACCAATATTTAACCCATCGCGTTCCCGAACTCCTGCGCCAGCATCGCAGCGAAAAAGACCGCCAAACCCCCTACACGATTGCCGAACCCATCGCGAAGTCTCACCTAATCCTGTTGCCTAAATATGCAACGAAAGCGGATATTGCCGTGCTGAAAAATGACGCTTACCGAGCGGAAATGCGAAAAGAGTGGCAACGAGCGCAACAGTTGTGGATTCGGGTAGGCGTAGCGGCAATGGGAACTGATATGGAGGTGTATGATGCGTTTCAGAGAATGCCGCCTTTGCAGGAGAATTCTCCAACCGTAGAACTGATTGAAACTGTTTCAGTCACGAATAAAGACGATTCTGTCCCGCAAATTGAACCCTTTCCTTCACCAACGAAAAAGGGCGACGCATCCCCGCCAACTGAATCCAAGGAAGACAAAGGGAAGCCTCTACAGACATTTACGTTTGAAGTCATCACCGTCGATAGACGAGGGAAAATTACTGAACGAAAACCCGGTCACGCAGAGTACTTTGAAGAAGACTTGGGAAATGGGGTGATGTTGGACATGGTAAAAATTCCGGGCGGGACGTTTTGGATGGGTTCGCCGGAAGAGGAGGGACGCGACAATGAAAAACCACAACACAAAGTTACCGTTCCGCCCTTTTTCATGGGCAAGTACCCTATTACTCAAGCGCAGTACAGCGCGATTGTGGGAAAGAACCCCTCATACTTCAAAGGAGACAAGCGTCCTGTCGAGATGGTTTCTTGGTACGATGCGGTCGAGTTTTGTGAAAAGTTGTCAAAAAAAATAGGAGGAGAATATAGGCTGCCATCAGAGGCGGAATGGGAGTATGCCTGTCGAGCAGTTATCAGTGAATTGGGTAAGAATCCAACCCATCCGCCGTTCCACTTTGGGGAAACCCTAACGGATAAATTAGCCAATTATGATGCGAGTGAAACTTATGCAGACGGACCTAAAGGACAGTGGCGAAAAGAAACCACTCCCGTAAGCAGTTTTCCCCCCAATGCCTTTGGCTTGTACGATATGCACGGGAATGTGTGGGAATGGTGTGCTGACACTTGGCATGATGATTATGAGGGCGCACCAACAGATGGAAGCGCTTGGGTTGCTAATGGGAATGATAATTGTTCTCTTCTGCGGGGCGGTTCTTGGTACATCATTCCTAATAATTGCCGTTCTGCTTTCCGCAACGACTATGTCAGGGACGTACGCGTCCTCTTCAACTACTATATTGGGTTTCGTGTCGTCTGGGGAGTTGGGAGGACTCAGTAG